One segment of Salvelinus alpinus chromosome 1, SLU_Salpinus.1, whole genome shotgun sequence DNA contains the following:
- the LOC139571584 gene encoding metalloproteinase inhibitor 2-like, producing the protein MTWSVSSCFITLVVLFLWRIEDIAEACKCAPVHLQQAFCSADVVIRAKVIGVEVVSGNTKYDIQQIKMFKGPDRVIHAVFTSAPCGVTLEINKEYLFTGRLSTDGRMHLVMCDFIQFWEDLNGTQKKSLTKRYQSGCDCTIIRCSSLPCPVSAPDECLWTDWLLADGQNGPQAKYSACLKMRDWSCAWYRMAPSKK; encoded by the exons ATGACTTGGTCCGTAAGCAGTTGTTTCATCACTCTGGTCGTTTTGTTCCTTTGGCGGATCGAAGACATTGCAGAAGCTTGCAAATGCGCTCCTGTGCATCTTCAACAGGCGTTTTGCAGCGCAGACGTCG TGATCAGGGCAAAGGTGATTGGAGTGGAAGTTGTGTCTGGTAACACCAAGTATGACATCCAACAGATCAAG ATGTTCAAAGGTCCTGACCGGGTTATCCACGCCGTCTTCACTTCAGCGCCATGTGGTGTGACCCTGGAAATCAACAAGGAGTATCTCTTCACGG GCAGGCTGAGTACTGATGGCAGAATGCATTTAGTCATGTGTGACTTTATTCAGTTTTGGGAGGACTTGAATGGCACACAAAAGAAGAGCTTGACTAAACGCTACCAAAGCGGCTGCGATTGCACG ATCATCCGCTGCTCTTCCCTCCCCTGTCCCGTCAGTGCCCCAGATGAGTGCCTTTGGACAGACTGGTTGTTGGCCGATGGCCAAAACGGACCCCAGGCCAAGTACTCTGCCTGTCTCAAGATGCGTGATTGGTCCTGTGCCTGGTACAGGATGGCTCCATCCAAGAAGTAG